In one Palaemon carinicauda isolate YSFRI2023 chromosome 25, ASM3689809v2, whole genome shotgun sequence genomic region, the following are encoded:
- the LOC137618998 gene encoding uncharacterized protein, producing MGTFHQPQGCFTCIQVDDVCPLLTLQGYCYLFTRWSEAIPMETATSMSCTLASLSGWIAKFGIPEYITSDRGTTFTSKLWTSLANLLGIILPQTTVYKPAANGLVEDFHRTLKAALKSHCKDYSWFTQLSWVLLGLRTTPKDALDVSAAGMVYGDGLVVHPEFFPSATSSDNLKRLRHNVERFTLHCQTYKP from the coding sequence ATGGGCACTTTTCATCAACCACAAGGGTGCTTTACCTGCATTCAAGTCGATGATGTATGTCCCCTTCTCACATTGCAAGGATATTGTTACCTCTttactcgttggtctgaagccattcccatggaaactgcaacgtccatgtCATGTACATTAGcctcactctcaggatggatagcaaaatttggtatccctgagtatataacttccgacaggggtaccactttcacctctaaattgtggacatcattagcgaatctcctgggtatcatccTTCCTCAGACAACCGTATACAAACCTGCTGCCAACGGTTTGGTTGAAGACTTTCACcgtacactcaaagcagctttgaagtcccactgcaaggactacagctggtttacccagctttcctgggtcctcctgggactaaggaccactcctaaagatgccctggatgtctcagcagctggaatggtgtatggcgatggTTTGGTCGTCCATCcagaattttttccatctgcaacctcctccgacaatctcaagCGCCTACGTCACAATGTGGAAAGATTTACTCTacactgccagacttacaagccctaa